tttatttattttttggttcttCTTCAGCTTATTGCATGAAGGAGTCACACGAGTCCAAGTTAAAAGCAGACCCCAAATGGTTACATTACACAAGTTGTGAGGTTTTCACACTTGTGACAAGGGATAGAAGGGAAATTCTACTTATTGCAAAGAATTCTTCACTTAAGCTTCAGTGAGCCAAAGGCACTTAAAACCCACGAGCCTTCAGCTGGTCGTCCTCAGCCACTCCAGTTTCTACCGGGAACTGGGGTATGTTCCTGCACTGGTCACCCTGTGGCTGAATTACTTCTTCATATTTTGGAGGCTCAATCACAGTACCATTGCAGGCAGATTTCTTCTTAAACACCTTcaccagtttctttttcttgtaatcATCAGCCATCCCTTGGACAGCAGTTAGAGTCTTCCTGCCATTTCTCTGTTGAATTCTTGTATGGATATAATCCTCAGTGCCAGCAGGAAGCAGATCATCACCCTTACTTGCACCAGCAAAGGGGTTGAAAGAGTGGAGGTTTCTGGATAGTGACATACAGTAAGCTTCCTTTTCCTCAGTGGAAAAGGCCTGGGGAAGGTGGCGGCAGAGAAGGGGGGCGAGGGGGATGGGGCATCAGGAAGCGAGGGGGCTCAAGGGGCAGGCTGCTGAGTCCGCGGTGGCTGCTCAGTGGCTGGGGCCTACCTTGCTTTCTTTTTCATCCATAGCACTTCATTTTTTATCCACAGTGTGTTATAACTCAATCCAGTGTACACTTCATCATTTTTAATCGTTTATTGGCTCCTTCTGCTAGAATGCAAGCTCCATGAGGTCAGGGACCTTTGCGCTTTTGGTCCATGAATGGACAAGCATATGACAGGCCCACACTACACtctgataaataaataagtgaccaGGGGATGCTGGGAACCTGAGAGGCAGCTTTAGTTTGGTGCTGGGGCTGCAAGGACAAGAGATGAAGCAGCATTCTTGGGGGCCACGAGGGCAGGGACCACGGCTTTGTCATACTGGTGTTGTGCCTACACCAGCAAGAGGCCCATCATGTGGTAGGAGCTGAGAAAATGGGAGGGTCTTTGAAAATTTTGATATTTGGGAGAAAGACAgagctgttatggactgaatgcttGTGTGGCCCCAAAGTTCCTATGGAAGCCCTAATCCtgatgtatttggagatggggcccaTGAGAAGGTGgtaaaggttaaatgaggtcacagGGTAGGGCCCTGATCTGACAGGGCTGATGTTCTTGTAAGAAGACAAGAtgccagagctctctctctgtcacgGGAGGGCATAGGGAGGTGGTGGCCATCTTCAAGCCTGAAAGGGAGCCCCCTCTAGGAACTGAACCAGCTGCCATCTGAACTTGGActctccagcctccaaaactgtgagaaattaaCTTGAAGCCACTCAGTCTATGTTATTTTGTTAAGGCAGCCCGAGCACTCTGAGACAGGAGCTTAGGAGATGATGGGAGTTTTTTAAGCTGAGAGAGACCTGAGCATCCTGGGAAGTGCAGACGGGAGGCAGGAAAGGGCAGGAAAAATGGAAGAGGTAAGAGTCAGATCCTAGACGAACAAGACAGAATCTCAGAAAGCAAGGATGACACTTCTAACAAGGAAGGAGAGGGCGTGGGAGATGCTAGACATTCTGAGTCATGAACCCCATGTTCCATGGCAGAGAGCAGGACAACTGAGGGAGGTCAGGACTAAGCAGGTCTGCTGAAGAGGGAGGCTGAGAGGGGGGTAAACAAAGGGGAAGAGACTGTGCCCTGGGAGACACCGAAGAAGAGCATGGCCGGGAACCTCAGCTCATGGTCACAGGTGAGTCCCAGCCAGCCCATGCTCTGCATCCCCATCGCTGTGCTTCTGGTCCAGGCTGCTCAAGGATGCAAGGCATGTTCTCAGCAACCCCACCCCCAAGAACAGGCTGTAGGTTTTCTCTACCTTCTTTTTTGGTAGCCAGAGGCAGGGGGATGCAGAGGCCCGTCTGCCCTTGTGCTCATGAGAACAGTGCTGCTGACTGGTAAGATCGCGGCAGAATGCTGCACGAGCACTTACTAACATGCCCTTCTACTAGGAACTGGACGCCTAGGGCACATGGGGCCTCGAacatgccatgaagcagaagttaAGAAGAGATCCTGTGAGGCCAGAGGGCCGTGGAGGCAGAGGCGGGGGGCTGGGCACCGCGGTGGAGGCTGTCTGCACCACCTGCCCGGAGCCCAAGGGAGCAGCTGTCTGCTCCTCATAGGCAGGCCTGCTGTCAAACCCAGCCTGAGGCCTGGTCACAGTCATTAGAAAGAGCAGTGGACAacctgcctctgcttctctgctgGTCTGGATTAAATGTCACTACTGCACTGATCTCCCTTTAATCAAAAAATTCAAGAAGCTCCTCAGTCCAAAGGGTCAAGTTCAAGTACCTTACACGGTACTCAAACCCCTCTAAAATGTGGTGTCATCAGCTTGATTGCCCACTCTACCTTACGGTACACCACGGGCATTACACTCTGGCCTTGGTCCATCTATACCCCATTCTCTCAGGCCCTACTCCACAGCACCTCCTTCAGGAACCCTGCCTGGCTCTTTAACATGTGGCCCTTCGCTAAATGCTGCCTTGCGAAGGATCTGTGTTGCTCTTCTGCACCATGGGACCACCTGATGGCTGGGCTTTTATTTCACTATGCTTTAGTTATCCTTGGCTTCCCGGAGCCAGAGGCAGACAGATCCAGGTCAACAGGCAATGTCCAATAGGCTGCTGGCAAGAATGAGTCCTAAGGCTCAGCCCAAGAGGTCAGTGATCAAGGAAGCCGTCAGCACAAAGCACTGTGCCAGTGAGAGACTAACACTGAGAATGAggaagcagggggtggggaggggcgaaAGCAGGCAGGTCTAAGCTGAAGAGAGACTGACAGGTGGCTGGGGAGCGCACACCATGGGGCCACCCGGTGGCTGGACTGCAGAGGATGCTTGCTGGGGGAGCTGGGTTCTGCATGCATCTCACTTTCCTTACTGGGGCTAGCTGGCTGGCCGCTGCTTGCTTGGGCATTGGGCCTCTCTGGGTCAGCTTTCTGACCCTCAACTGAGGGTTCCTTGAAGTCGGGGACCATAGATGTACTTCTCAGCGCTGCACTGCCAGGGCCTTAAGAGATGGTGCCAAATGAATGCATCTGAGAACTCGCCCTTCTCTCCCTCCACAGTTGTGGCACCCACTCTCTCGCTGTCTGGGCCACACCTAACAACTGTGGCTCCTGTATCTGTAATATTTCTACGTGGACAGCTGGAGAATCTCACAGGAGAGTTCCCTTCTCTGTTTTCTgaaagcacacacaaaaaaaacaatccATGTGATTTTTTTGTGCCCTGCCAGCATCTTGCAGACAGGCGCCCTCAGCCCCAGCAGTGTGTCCAAACTTGTGCTGGGTCTTGCAGAGCTCGTGATCTCCTTATGAGATTGCTGTACTGTGCCTACTCCCAAGGGTCCTCAGAAGCATCTCACCAAGCACAGACAGGCAGAGCACCATCCTCAAACTGGCTATGCATGATAAAGATCATCTTTTGGTAACTTACTAGTTTCAGTGACCCCATGGCCTTAGCACTGACCACCAGGAATATATGTATCATACTGGCCCCCACGTTCAAGAAAAGGCAACCCCCTACTCGGAGAGGAAAAGATTCCGCTCCACTGATGACGTGATTGGAAAGAAGATGCCTCTATGTGGAGAGGCCTTCTGACAGAGTAGGGTGGCCAAGTGAGACCCAGCACCAGCTCCGTTCTCTGGAACAAGTGCCAGTCTCCTAAACCCTCGTACAAAATGGCATTTATCTGACCAGCACTTTATTTCCTCAAGACATCGTCATACTCTGCTCTTAAGTTACTTCCCAATGTCAAGTCTCCTCATCTACTCAAGGGCAGCACTGGGCTGCTCTTCTGGTTTCTTACTTCCCACAGAGCTGGGTGCAGAGTATTGGTGGTTAGTTGGAGCTTAAGAAATAGGTTCCTAtgatatagtcaaaatattgtaacaacttggtatggtgatagctggtacttagaattatcatgtatataaatgttgaatcactgtgttgtacacctgaaactaatgtaatgtaatactgtgtgtcaactacccttcaataaaaaataattatctaaaaaaaaaaaaaaaaaaaaagaaataggttcCTATGCACCTCAATCCACTCTACCATTTTTTCCAGAAAGGATT
The sequence above is a segment of the Manis pentadactyla isolate mManPen7 chromosome 4, mManPen7.hap1, whole genome shotgun sequence genome. Coding sequences within it:
- the LOC118922937 gene encoding eukaryotic translation initiation factor 1-like, with protein sequence MSLSRNLHSFNPFAGASKGDDLLPAGTEDYIHTRIQQRNGRKTLTAVQGMADDYKKKKLVKVFKKKSACNGTVIEPPKYEEVIQPQGDQCRNIPQFPVETGVAEDDQLKARGF